CTCAACTTTCTAAAATGTGGCAATAGCGAGAAGGGAGTATGTGGTCTTTGCCACAATCAAGGGTAGGGTTGTGCTCGTctcaaatttattacttatttttaaataataaattttgggtATATGTTAATGTGCAATCAAATATAGTCAAATATGAaagattagaaatattttttaaaatcattgtaaaaggaatttttagtctaattaaatctaattttattcattaaatgTATGtgataatagaagaaaaataatgatgcaaaaaattataaatataattgtggaccccgcatttcggctcatgcgtttcccactcgatggcgagctcgattttactttaaaaatgattttatattggttaaaaatgacagtggagtcgccacttatttttgttttatttttaaaagggtaaacaaaataagaaagaaaaaccctaagtgtgactccttgtttcggaaaaggtggtctgtgaaaaaccagatcgggttcgggggtcaggttacttatcgggaaggtacggtagcgaccgtagcacccctttaagtccctaaagtcgggtctctactaataaaatgaagcaatcatggtaATCAACgggaaagtcaatggatacccacctaaatcatgcacaatatgagaatcaaaacacgcaatatagattgactagaatgggagtggatgcgtacctcggccatgagccataatgcgctatcaagaaacagAATTAGTGCACAAttgatgaatacaaaatatagcttATGCATATCGGGCGCAAAACGAACtcaagcaaaatatattaagCACGACGATTTATGATCAACAAGGATCAAAcctggggcccccaccaaagcccaatttttcattcatgagctagtctcacaaatcccgtgttttggaattatggagaattcattattgcttaccagaagattatttaggaactgaaaggggattaaaactattcgagtgaaaaccGGATCCctggagtttatttgaagattagaTTACTTGgagttaaatttaaaatattagagcctcggtaattaaaatgaaatttgccaaagaaaatgagtaatgaactttagggaattaaactgggtaaatatagattttgaaaattgaatttgtaataataataataataaggaatgaactttaggaaattgaacgacgagaatatagatttttaataataataagaagaaatgaactttaagaaattaaacggctagcgtatagatttttaataataataataataataataataataacaataaatgataataataataaggataattacaataacaataaggttttgaaataataataataataacaataatgatgacaagattttgaaagtcgaattaatgataacaataataataatgagattttaaaagttgaattaatagtaataacaataaggttttgagggtttgaattaataataacgataataataataataataataataataagattttggaaagtggaattaataataataataataataataagatattaatgatgagattttaaaaggttggattaataataaaaataagaataagatttagaaagtggaattaataataataataataataagattaatgataagattttaaaagggtggattaataataaaaataagaataagattttgaaagtggaattaataataataaataataataagattaatgataagatttttaaaaggttggattaataataaaaataagaataagattttgaaagtggaattaataataataagaataatgataataacaataataataataacaataataaggttcgagaaattgaattaataataataatgaccatggtgataataataataataggattttgaaaaagttggattaacaataataataataataataataataataataataagattcgaaaaattgaacaaataataataatgacaatgataataataataacaatggtaataataataacaattgataataataatagcaataataataactaataaagataatatccgctaataataattataataataataatacccgctaacaataataataataatatcaattaataataataataataataataataacgataataataataataggaattaaaataataataatattcgctaataataacaataataaaatccgttaataataataataacaatgtccattaataataataatatccattaataataataatatccgttaataatgataataataataataacaatagtaataaaaataataagaatagtaataatgataacaataataataataataataatagtgtgaaaaggggttaataataataggctTTGGAGTTTAAAGGGTTTAGGATATGGGCTTTAGTTTGGGCTTAGGAATTGGAAGTGGGCTtagcttataataataataataataatggtaataatagtaataataataataataataattaataataataataatagtaataatagtcaataataataataattgaaataataataataataatagctaataataataataattaataatgataataattaataataataacaattgaaataataataataataatggttaacaataataataataataatagtaataataatcaataataataataatagtagttaataataataataataatagctaataataacaataattaataataataataattaataataataataataacaattaataataataataataatagttaataataacaatgattaataataataataattaataataataacaattgaaataataataataataatggttaataataataataataataatagtaataagagttaatgataataataataaaaataataataggccTTGGGCTTCAAAAATGGcttccaataataataacatggatttcaaaaaaaatgGGCCTGGAAGGGAATAAACAAAAGGGAAATGGGCCTTGGACCTTGGAAATGGGCTAAGGGGTTagaaatgggctttgggctcCATCTTCTTCCTAGCTCCCCCCACGTATGGCTGCTACATCTGCAGCCACCTCCTCGCGGCGGCAGCAGCCACGAGCACCGAGGCGTGGATTCTCCAGGCGGGGTGGACGGCTCCTGAGCCTTGGTGGCGCGAGGACAACTCCGGATCTCGCCCTTCCAAACGAAGACGACGGCGTGGCTGCGAGCTATGGCAGTGGTGGCGCTGCCCCGGACAATGGCAGCGCAGGGAAAAGCGGAGCAGCGGCGGCGGCGTGGTCCTGGACGAGTGCAGCGGTGGCGTCTTGGACGAGTGCAGCGGCGGCATCATGGACGAGTGCAGCGGCGGCGTGTTTGGACGAGTGCAGCGGCGGCGTAATCGTGGGCGAGTGCGGCGGCGGTGAACTCCCGAAGCAAGACGGCGGCGTGGTCGCGGGCGAGTGCAACGTGGTCTCCACACGCCTGAAAATCTCTTCCCCCGTTTCAATAACTTAGCCATCGATGACCTCGTTCCCACAACCAACAAGGAACAGAGCAACAAACAGAGGGGAGAAACCACAGGAAACAAAGCATGATTTTTATGTAATCAGGCTCAGGGATGAATTCATACATCAGGTGCTTATGGAAGGAGTTAGGGAAACCAGAATAGAGTTAAACAGAGCACATCCGCACACGGATAAATTCCGCAAAATAAACCAACAAATCCATGACATCCAAACCGACCAACAAATCACATCCCGGAATTAACAGAAGAAGTTAGCATAATAATGTCATAACGAAGAAACATGGAGTTCACAGAAAATTTTACCTGAAAGTTTCTCCTTGAGCAAGGTATCCTCGTCCtccaacactttttttttctggttttgAATCCCTTCCTTCTCCTCACCTCCTCCTTTTTGATTtccagagagaaaaaaaaatcgccGAGAAGAGCCCCCCAAActctccttttcttcctcttttccttttctttctctctgcCACTCCTCCACTCCTCCAGCTGCTGTTCCCCTGCgaaagcccaaaaaaaaaaatccgaaaAGATCTTCTTTCCCCCTGACAGCTTCTCCTCCAAGCTGTCTCTCTCTGGCCGCCACCAGCAGCTCCTCCATCCCATCCTATGGCCGCCTACAGCAGCCCCCGTTTCCTGGATGGTCAGCAAAAATTCATCATGGAAAAAAGGCCAGTTCTCTGTCCTTATGGGGGGTCTACAATAATGTTTTTCTCATAAATAGCTTAATCATTATAAAAAGAATCATtgtaatgtttatttttatttttaaaaatagaaagcaaaatcaaagaaagcttagagtgattttaaaaaaaaaaaacgttttcttttaaatattaaaaatattagaaacgttttttaaaatcactctaAAATGCACTTTAAGTTCAATGGTAATGATAGAAAGAAGATTTTAGGAAGGGTGGGATATCATGTTTAGTGTAGGAttgggaatttaaaatatatatatattaattaaaaaatatttttaataatatactaattcaaaaaatattttcaaatttgtaaagGAATATAATTTGAAGTCatatcttcaaaaaataaatattaattaatataataaatttagaaaaagcaAAACTTGAAGACGAAATTATAGGTTTATGATATCAATCATTGGACTAACATGGGCAAGTTTATTTACTGATAACGCGTTTTCCAATAAACggtaaaaaaaaacactctcgGAATCTGGTTTACTCATT
Above is a genomic segment from Vitis riparia cultivar Riparia Gloire de Montpellier isolate 1030 chromosome 7, EGFV_Vit.rip_1.0, whole genome shotgun sequence containing:
- the LOC117918585 gene encoding uncharacterized protein LOC117918585, whose protein sequence is MEELLVAARERQLGGEAVRGKEDLFGFFFLGFRRGTAAGGVEEWQRERKGKEEEKESLGGSSRRFFFLSGNQKGGGEEKEGIQNQKKKVLEDEDTLLKEKLSGVWRPRCTRPRPRRRLASGVHRRRTRPRLRRRCTRPNTPPLHSSMMPPLHSSKTPPLHSSRTTPPPLLRFSLRCHCPGQRHHCHSSQPRRRLRLEGRDPELSSRHQGSGAVHPAWRIHASVLVAAAAARRWLQM